The Oscillatoria sp. FACHB-1406 genome includes a window with the following:
- a CDS encoding CPBP family intramembrane glutamic endopeptidase, producing the protein MVDPNSFSVENSESSLTPASEFSSTHRPNLPFENVQVRSLLSSGLMGLLVSSVLCVLIAILWSLLSLFGNPDSGINLFLNTEYTIPLIIIHVWVYGVIAFWCFTQIRTSNLSIVRIFGSFPQKVRELKLLIFAIPVFLFSLGIGQLTLLVVLQFFQKNFDPIWLANPLILVVRSSSSLIYQVLLIAIVVILEPALEEVCFRGLILQRLATKWNWKVAILISSLMFGILHANIIGFFVFGIVLSVIYLQTRVLWIPWLLHLSYNAIALWAGQLSSSSLFPMAGQNLEQLISSWRNGIICISFVTPWLLLYILKNWPSKDRKIPYEL; encoded by the coding sequence GTGGTCGATCCTAATTCTTTTTCAGTAGAAAATAGTGAAAGTTCGTTAACACCGGCTTCGGAATTTTCATCAACCCATCGTCCCAATCTGCCCTTCGAGAACGTGCAAGTCAGAAGTCTTTTGAGTTCTGGTTTAATGGGTTTGCTTGTTAGTAGTGTTTTGTGCGTTCTAATTGCAATACTTTGGTCTCTTCTGAGTTTATTTGGCAATCCAGATTCAGGGATTAATCTTTTCCTCAACACTGAATACACTATCCCTCTCATAATCATTCATGTTTGGGTTTATGGAGTGATTGCTTTTTGGTGCTTTACTCAAATCCGAACCTCAAACCTCAGTATTGTCAGGATTTTTGGCTCTTTCCCTCAAAAAGTGCGAGAGTTAAAGCTATTGATTTTTGCCATTCCTGTTTTTCTATTTTCTTTAGGAATTGGTCAACTCACTCTTCTCGTAGTTTTACAGTTTTTTCAAAAAAACTTCGATCCGATCTGGCTGGCAAACCCACTAATATTAGTGGTTCGGAGTTCGAGTTCGCTGATTTATCAAGTTTTACTAATCGCCATTGTTGTTATTCTAGAACCTGCCCTTGAGGAAGTCTGTTTTAGAGGGTTGATTTTACAGCGCTTAGCAACCAAGTGGAATTGGAAGGTGGCGATTTTAATTTCGTCGTTAATGTTTGGCATTTTACACGCAAATATTATTGGTTTTTTTGTGTTTGGAATTGTTCTTTCTGTGATTTATCTTCAAACGCGGGTATTATGGATTCCTTGGCTGCTGCACCTGTCGTATAATGCGATCGCGCTGTGGGCAGGTCAGCTTTCTAGTAGTTCTCTATTTCCAATGGCAGGACAAAATCTAGAACAGTTGATTTCATCGTGGCGAAATGGGATTATCTGTATCAGCTTTGTCACTCCTTGGCTGTTGTTGTATATTCTCAAAAATTGGCCGAGTAAGGATCGCAAGATTCCTTATGAATTATGA